The genomic window GACATTCCAGCGACACCTGCGGCACTGCCGGCTGCGCCCGCTGCCACAGGCCCGCAAAACCCGATCGACGCCCTTGCGCAGCCGGACGCGGCGCTGCCTTCGCTGGCCGATTCGAATGCGGCAGTGACCAAGGCGCTGACCGATTTGCTGAACGCCAAGTCGGTGGCATCGTTCCTGCAGATCGATGACTTCGTGCGCCGCTTCGTCGCGACCGTCGACAACCTGCCGCGTGCGCAAGCGCCTTCGCGCATGTGGCCAACGCAACCCACGCCGCAGCGCTTCGAAGTGACGCGCACAGACGAGACGCTGACCCTCGATCCGGCCAATGCCGGGCGCTACACCGCCTTCATCGCGTTCACGGATTCGATCGACAGCGCCAAGGCCGTCGCGGTCTATGCGCGCCTGTACCCGCTGTTTCAGCAGGCCTATGAAGAGCTGGGTTATCCGGGCAAGTACTTCAATGACCGGCTGGTCGCGGTTATCGACCATTTGCTGGCGGCCCCCGAGCCGCAGGGTCCATTGCAGCTCAAGCTGACCGAGGTGAAAGGCACCGTGCCGTCGTCACGGCCGTGGACCCGCTACGAGTTCGCCGACCCGCAGCTCGAGGCGTTGTCGAGCGGGCAGAAGCTGCTGGTGCGAATGGGGCCGGACAACGAGCGGCGGATGAAGTCAAAGCTGCGGGCGTTGCGTGGGCAGGTGGCTACGGGGGAAATGGCGAAGCGTTAGCAAGAGCCGGACGTGCTGTCACTCAACGCCGCTGAATATCCGCCCCGCCGAGGTACACCCGGTTAAACACTGGCGAGATCACCAACTCGTTGATGCACACGTGCGGCGGCATCTCGGCGATGAAGCGAATGGTCTTGCCCATGTCGTCTTCTTGCAGCATGCGCGCCTTGTCTTCTTCGCTCGGCTCGACCGGGCGCTGCTTGAGGATCGGCGTTGATACCTCTCCAGGACACAGCGCGGTGGCGCGCAGACCATTCACGCATTCTTCGATGTTGAACGAATGCGTGAGCGCCATCAAGCCCGCCTTGCTCGCGATGTAGGCCGGCCCGGTGAGGTAGCTGAAGTGCCAGCCCGCGAACGACGCGACGTTGATGATGGTGCCGCGGCGGCGCGCCTGCATGCCCTTCAGCACGGCCAGCGTGCAAAACGTGGCGCCGTTGAGGTTGATCGCCATGACCTGCTCGAAGGTGGCCGCATCGGTCTCTTTCCAGAAGCGCTTCGGAAAGTTGACACCGGCGCTGTTGACCAGGATGTCGACGCCACCGTGCTGCGCCTGGATGGCGGTTGCGACGCGCTCGACGGAGGCGCGATCGGACACGTCCAGCGGCAGGGCCGTGATGCTGCCCGATGGCGCGCCGCGGTCCGCTGCCTGCTTGACTGCCCCAGCGAGTTTGGCTGCGTCGCGCCCCGAGATGACGACGCGGCAACCCGCTTGCGCGAGCGCGACGGCGCCGGCCAGCCCAATGCCGCTGCCACCACCGGTCACCCAGGCGATCTGGCCTTCGAGCAAGCCGGAAAATGTTTCGGTGTCTTTCATGTCTTGTCCTCCACAGTTGTCTCGTACATCTCCACCGGCACGCAACTGCAAAACAGATTGCGGTCCCCATAAACGTTGTCGACCCGCCCAATCGGTGGCCAGTATTTGGCCTGCCGCAATGCGGCCAGCGGAAACGCCCCCAGCTCGCGCGAATACGGGTGCGGCCACTCGGCGCCGAGCAGGCTGGCTGCGGTGTGAGGCGCGTGCTTCAGCGGGTTGTCGTCCTGCGGCCAGACGCCTTCTTCGATGCGCCGGATCTCGCCACGGATGGCGATCATCGCGTCGACGAAGCGATCGAGTTCGGCCAGCGGCTCGCTTTCGGTCGGCTCGACCATCAGCGTGCCTGGCACCGGAAAGCTCAGCGTCGGCGCATGAAAGCCGTAGTCGATGAGCCGCTTGGCGACGTCTTCGGCGGTGACGCCGCTGGTCTCTTTGAGCGGGCGCAGATCGAGGATGCACTCGTGCGCGACATGCCCGCGACCTTCGGCGTTCTGACTGGCGTAGAGCGTGGGGTAATGGTTTTTCAGCCGTGCGCTGATGTAGTTGGCCGACAGGATGGCCGTCTCGGTTGCGGCCTGCAAGCCTTTGGCGCCCATCATGCGGCAGTACATCCAGCTGATCGGCAGCACCGCCGCGTTGCCGAGTGGCGCGGCCGATACGGCACCGACGCCATGCGATGCGATACCGGCCGTCGCATGTCCCGGCAAGAAAGGCACGAGGTCTGCGACCACGCACACCGGCCCGACACCCGGCCCGCCGCCGCCGTGCGGAATGCAGAAGGTCTTGTGCAGATTGAGGTGGCTCACATCGCCGCCGAACTCGCCCGGCGCGGCCACGCCGACCAGCGCGTTCATGTTGGCGCCGTCGACATACACGCGACCGCCGTGCGCGTGCACCAGCACGCACAGTTCCTTCACGCCAGCTTCGAACACGCCGTGCGTGCTCGGGTAGGTGATCATCACCGCGGCCAGGTCAGCACTGTGTTTTTCGCAGGCGCGCCTCAGGTCGTCGAGGTCGACATTGCCCTGCGCATCGCAGGCCGTCACGATCACCTGCATGCCGGCCATCTGTGCGCTGGCCGGGTTGGTGCCGTGGGCCGACGACGGAATGAGGCAGATGTTGCGCCGCTCTTCGCCGCGCGATGCGTGGAACGCCTTGATCGCCAGCAAGCCGGCGTATTCGCCTTGCGAGCCCGCGTTCGGCTGCAGGCTGATGCCCGCATAGCCGGTCGCTTCGCACAGCCAGTCGCGCAGTTGCTGGTCGAGCTCGGCATAGCCCTTGAGCTGGTCGGCCGGTGCGAACGGATGAATGTTCGCGAACTCGGGCCAGGTGATCGGGATCATCTCGCTCGTCGCGTTGAGCTTCATGGTGCAACTCCCGAGCGGAATCATGGTGCGGTCGAGCGCCAGATCCTTGTCGGAGAGGCTGCGGATGTAGCGCAGCATCGCCGTCTCGCTCTTGTGGGTGTTGAACACCGGGTGCGTCATGAAAGCGCTGGTGCGGCGCAGCGCTTCGGGGATGCGCGGCGTCACCTTTTCAGCCAGTACGGCGAAGCGCGGCATCGGCGTGCCGGCCGGTACGAACAGCGCCCACAGCATTTCGATGTCGGTGCGCGTCGTCGTCTCGTCGAGCGAAATGCCCAGGTGCTGTTGCAGCCGATGGCGCAGGTTGACGTTGGCCGCATGTGCGCGCTCGAGGATGTGCGTGGTGTCGTCGCCGCTCTTCACCGTCAGTGAATCGAACGCCGTCGTGTTGACCAGTTCGCGCCCCATCTGCTCGAGCCCTTGCGCCAGCACCGCGGTGAGTGCGGCGACGCGTTGCGCGATGCGCGTGAGCCCGGCCGGGCCGTGATACACCGCGTACATGCTGGCGATGACGGCCGGCAGCACTTGCGCCGTGCAGATGTTCGACGTCGCCTTCTCGCGGCGGATGTGCTGCTCGCGCGTTTGCAGGGAGAGCCGGTAGGCAGTCTGACCATGCGCATCGATGCTCACGCCGACCAGACGGCCCGGCAGCGAGCGCTTGAACGAATCCCGACATGCCAGGTAAGCAGCGTGCGGGCCGCCGTTGCACATCGGCATGCCGAAGCGCTGCGTGGTGCCGCAGACGATGTCGGCGTCCCACTCGCCGGGAGGCGCCAGCAACGTGAGCGCCAGCAGGTCGGCGGCCACGCAGAATGCCGCCCCCTTGGCGTGCGCGTGGCCGGCCAGCGGTCGCAGGTCGTGCACTTGCCCTGTCGTTCCTGGGTATTGCGCCAGCGCCCCGAAGAAATCACCACTGGCCATCATGTGCGGCAGCGTGTCGGAAGCGGTGCTGACCTTGATCTCGATGCCGAGCGGTGCGGCGCGCGTGCGCAGCACTTCGATGGTTTGCGGATGGCAGTCGCCCGCCACCAGAAACACGTCGCTCTTGCTCTTGACGCTGCGCTTGGCCAGCGTCATCGCTTCAGCCGCGGCGGTGGCTTCGTCCAGCATCGATGCATTGGCGATCGCCATGCCGGTGAGGTCGCACACCATCGTCTGGAAGTTGAGCAAGGCCTCCATGCGACCCTGCGAAATCTCGGCCTGGTAGGGCGTGTACGCCGTGTACCAGGCCGGGTTCTCCAGTACGTTGCGCAGGATCACGCCCGGCGTGTGCGTGCCGTAGTAACCCTGGCCGATGAAGTTGCGCGCGACCTTGTTCTTTGCCGCAATTGCCTTCAGCTCGGCCAACGCGCCGGCTTCGCTGATGGGTGGCGGCAGGTCCATCGGCCTGGTGCGACGGATCGATGGCGGCACGATGCCGTCGATCAATTCCTTGCGCGTGGCCGACCCGATGACGAGCAGCATGCGCGCCTCGTCGGCCGCTTCGATGCCGATGTGGCGCGCGATGAATTCGTCTGCGTTTTCGAGTTCACGAAACGAAGGCAGGGAAGGCAAGGAGGGCAGGGCAGACATCGGCATGGTGCGTGATCAGGCTTCGCTGGAAAACTTGTCGTAGGTGGGTGCGTCCATCAGCGCATCGAGCTGCAGTGCATCGGCGAGCTTCACCTTAAAGAACCAGCCGGCGCCGAGCGGGTCGCTGTTGGCCAGCGATGGGTCGGCGCGCAAGGCCTCGTTCACTTCAGTGACCTCGCCCGACAGCGGCATGAAGACGTCGGCCGCGGCCTTGACCGACTCGACCACGCCGGCGACTTCGCCCTGCGCAAAGGTCTTGCCGACTTCGGGCAGGTCGACGAAGACGACATCGCCCAGTGCGTCCTGCGCGTGGACCGTGATGCCGACGGTGACCGGAGCGCCTGCCTCGGCGGCATCGACCCACTCGTGGTCTTTGGTGTATTTGACTGTCATCTGAAAACTCCTTGAGAAAAAAATTCAGCCTCTGAAATAGTGCGTCGGAACGAAAGGCAGCGTGGTCACTTCCATCGGGACCGGCTTGCCGCGCACGATCGCCTGAATGCGCGTACCGGGCTCGGCATAAGCCAACGCGACATAAGCCATCGCGATCGGCCGTTCGGCGGTCGGGCCGGGCAGGCCGCTGGTGACCTGGCCGATGGCCAGTCCGCCTTCGAACGATTCGAGCAGCGTGCCGTCGCGCACCGGGATGCGCTCCAGCGCGACCAGGCCGACGCGCTTGCGCTTGAGCGTCGCGTGGTCGGTATGACCGGCGGCGCCGGTCGAGGCAGTGAGCTGTGCCAACACTTTGTCTGCGCCCGGAAAACCGCCTTCGCGCGCGCCCCCGGCGCGTCGCACTTTCTGGATCGCCCAGTTGAGCGCGGCTTCGACCGGCGTGGTGGTGCTGTCGATGTCGCTGCCGTACAAACACAGCCCGGCTTCGAGGCGCAGCGAGTTGCGCGCACCGAGGCCGACCGGTTGGACCTCGGGTTGCGCCAGCAGCAGTCGCGCGAGCGCTTGGGCATCGCGCGCGGCCACCGAGATCTCGAAACCGTCTTCGCCGGTATAGCCACTGCGGGTGACGAAGACCGGAATCTTCGGGCCGTCGCCGTTGTGGATCAACACCGCACCGCCGGTCATGAAAACGAAGTGGTCGATGCCTGGACACAGGCGCGCCATCGTGGCCGCAGCCTTCGGCCCCTGCAACGCGAGCAAAGCATGGTCGGGCAGCGGCTGGACTTCGCATCGGTTGCCGATCTTGCGCTGGATGTGCGCCAGGTCGGCCACCTTGCAGGCGCCGTTCACGATGACGAAGATCGAGTCGTGTCCTTCGTTGAAGAACATCAGGTCGTCGAGGATGCCGCCCTCGTCGTTCAGCAGCAGGCCGTAGCGCTGCTTGCCCGGCGCGAGGCCGATGACGTCGACCGGCATCAGCGTTTCAAAAGCCGCCGCCGCATCGGGCCCGACCAGCCGCAGCTGGCCCATGTGCGAGATGTCGAACAGGCCCGCGGCGTTGCGCGTGTGCTTGTGTTCGGCGATCAGGCCGGCTGGGTATTGCACCGGCATCGAATAGCCGGCAAACGGCACCATGCGGGCGCCGAGTTCGACGTGCAGATCATGGAGCGGGGTTTTAAGCAAGGCGTCGGTAGCGTCGGATGGGGCAGCGGCCATGGCAATTTCCAGCAAAAAAAGCGCCCGATTTCGCTAGGGACGCGGTGTCGGTTTTTTTACCTGTGCGCCGGTTCCCCGTTCGAGGCCCCTGCGCCTTCGTCGGCCTCGAACGGCGAGGCATTCTCTTGTCCTCTGTCAGTGTAGTGGGTCGCGCCGATCGTGTTGGGTCGGCCGTACCTTGGTGGCGAATTCAGGCCCGCCAGGATGGGGTAACCCCTGTAAATAGCGCGCTAGCACCCGCCAGGCGTTCATTGGCCGAATACTTGTCACGTACGCACCCACGCAAGGAGACAAAGTATGAAAAGACACCGCAAGGCAACCGGCATTGTTCTGGCCGTGCTGTTGACAGGCGCCCAGGCGTCGGCCTTTGCCAATTCGGCACTGGCCAGCAAGTACGGTTGCCTCGGCTGCCATGCCGCGGCCACCAAGCTGGTGGGGCCGGCCTACCAGGACGTGGCAGCGAAATACAGTGGCGACAAGGGAGCCGTCGAGATTCTCATGAAGAGCATCCGGAACGGCGGCACCGGCAAGTGGGGCGATATGGCCATGCCGCCGCAGGCCCAGGTATCCGAGGCCGATCTGAAGCGCCTGGCCACGTGGATCCTCGGTGGTGCTCGTTGAGCACGGGCGTGATGGCAAGGGCTTTCCCTTGGATGTAGCTGGCTAAAACCTGCAGGCTGGAAGCGGGTGCAACACTGGCTCGCCACTCAAAAAAACCGGAGACAAGACATGCGTGTGATTGCTATTGAACCGTTGGCGTTGGCGCTGCCCGACGCAGACTCGTGCACCGAAGACAACGGCAGTGTGCCGAAGATGAATCTGCCGCTGGCACGCCGCAATTTTCTGAAGGGCTCGGGCATCCTGATGGGCACCCTTGCCGCTGGGTCGGTGCTGGCGGCGCTGGCGCCGTCGCGGGCCTGGGCGCTGGAACTGCAGCAGCTCAGCAAGAGTGAAGGGCAGACGCTGATGGCCATGGGCCGGGTGCTGTATCCGCACAAGAAATTGCCCGATGCGGTCTACGCGCTCCTGGTCAAAGACCTGGATGCCAAAACCGAGGCGGTGCCGATGCTGCGCACCGGCATTACCGCGCTCGACGAATCCGCTGGCGGCAGCTTTGTCAAAGCCTCGGCGGCAAAGAAACTGGCGGTGGTGAAAGCGATCGAAAGCACGCCTTTCTTCAACGCGGTGCGTGGTCAATGCGTGACCTCGCTGTACGACAACGACATGGCCTTCGCGGTCTTCGGCTACCCCGGCTCGGCCTGGGAGAAGGGCGGCTACATCACCCGTGGTTTCCAGGATCTCAAATGGCTGCCGGCGCCGACCCTGGCCGCCAGCCCGCCGCCGTTTCTCGGTTGAGCAGCGCCTGCCATCCCGACTATTCATACAAAGCAAGCAGGAGACAGACAACATGGCAAAGTTCGATTCCAGTGACGACTCGGTGGTCGTCATCATTGGTTCAGGTGCCGGCGGCGGCACGCTGGCCAACGAGTTGGCCCAAAAGGGCATCAAGGTGGTGGTGCTGGAGGCCGGCGCACTGCAGTCCAGCGCCACCTTCATCAACGACGAGTGGAAGTCGTTCGGCCAGATCGCCTGGCTCGATAACCGGACCACCTCGGGCAACTGGCGTGTGGCCACCGACTTCCCCAATCTGCCGGCATGGATCTGCAAGACGGTGGGCGGCACCACGACCCACTGGGCCGGTGCGTCGCTGCGACTGCAGGACCATGAATTCAGGGTGCGCACGGTGTATGGCGATATCAAGGGCGCCAACCTGATGGACTGGCCGGTCACGCTGAAGGAACTGGAGCCCTACTACGCACGCGCGGAAGACAAGATGGGCGTGACGCGCACCAACGGCATCCCGGGCCTGCCGGGCAACAACAACTTCAAGGTCCTTTACGCCGGCGCCACCAAGCTGGGCTACAAGGAAGTGCATACCGGCAACATGGCCATCAACAGCCAGCCGCGCGACGGCCGCGGCCGTTGCATGCAACTGGGCTTCTGCTTTCAGGGCTGCAAGAGCGGCGCCAAATGGAGCACGCTGTACACCGAGCTGCCCAAAGCCGAGAAGACCGGCAACATGGACCTGCGACCCGAGAGCCATGTCACGCGCATCGAGCACGACGCGGCCGGCAAAGTGAATGGGGTCGTCTACTTCGACAAGGAGGGCAAGGAACAGCGGCAGAAGGCGCGCATCGTGTGCGTCGCCGGCAACTCGATCGAAACCCCGCGCCTGCTGTTGCTGTCGGCTTCCAATCTGTACAAGGACGGGCTGGCCAACAGCTCGGGCCAGGTCGGTCGCAACTACATGCGCCATCTGACCGGATCGGTTTACGGCATGTTCAAGGATCCTGTCCACATGTACCGCGGCACCACCATGGCCGGCATCATTCGCGACGAAGCCCGTCACGACCCGAAGCGCGGCTTCGTCGGCGGCTACGAACTGGAAACGTTGTCTCTCGGTGTGCCCTTCATGGCAGCCTTCCTGAATCCAGGCGGCTGGGGTACCGAGTTTGCCGAGTACATGGACAACTACACGCGCCTGGCCGGCATGTGGATCGTCGGCGAGGACATGCCGCGCGAAAGCAATCGCGTCACGCTCAATGCCACTTTGAAGGACAAGTGGGGTAGCGCCATCCCCAATGTGCACTTCGACGACCACGAGAACGACATCGCGATGAGAGAGCACGCTTTTCGCCAGGGCCAGCGTGTCTACGCGGCGGCCGGCGCCATCAAGTCGTTTCGAACGCCGCCTTACCCGAGCACGCACAACATGGGCACCTGCCGCATGGGGGCATCGGCAAAAGACAGTGTCTGCAACGCCCATGGCCAGACGCACGACATCGCCAACCTGTTCATCAGCGACGGCAGCCAGTTCACCACGGGCGGCGCTGAGAACCCTACGCTCACCATCGTCACACTCGCGATCCGGCAGGCGGAGTACATCGCCAGCCAGATGACAGCTCGCGCGGTCTGAATTTTTTGTTGTCAATCAAAGGAAGCCGCCATGTGTGAGTTCTTCGTCAACGCCGACCCGATCCTGTACGAGCAGCGCTCGCGTACCGTGCGCATTCACGGCGTGCTCACCAGCTTGCGCCTGGAGAACATGATGTGGGACACGCTGGCCGAAATGGCGGCAGAAGAGGGGCGTACCACCAATGCATTGATCTCGACGTTTCACGACGAGGTCCTGGCGCACCGTGGTGAAGTGCCCAACTTCGCATCGTTCCTGCGTGTGACGTGCATGCGCTACCTGCGGCGCCGGCTGCTGGCCAGCGAGACGCCGCCGCGCATCGTTGGCCCGGCGCCAACGTCGGCCGTATCGGCCGCATCGGCCGCATCGGCAATGGTGCGCCCTTTGGCGGTGGCGACGTCCCGATGAGCTTCACCACCGAAATCCATCCGGGAGTTTGCGCGGAGCCGAATGCAGCGTCGCAGAGCTTCGTGTTCAACCACAGCATGCTGCGCGTGAAGGATCCGGCGGTGGCGCTCGATTTCTACAGTCGCGTGTTCGGCATGCGGGTACTGCGCAAGCTGGATTTTTCGGAGATGCAGTTCTCGCTCTATTTCCTGCACAAGCCAGTGGCTGGCCACGCACCGCCCGACGATGAAGGCGAACGCACCGTGTGGACTTTCAGCCAGACCGGCGTCCTCGAACTCACGCACAACTGGGGCACCGAGAAAGACGTCGACTTCAAATACCACGACGGCAATGCGCAACCGCAGGGTTTCGGGCACATCTGTTTTTCGGTGCCCGACCTGGACGCCGCGGTGCAGTGGTTCGACGACAACGGGGTGACGTACGTCAAGCGCCCCGATCAGGGCAAGATGAAAGACGTGGCCTTTATCAAAGACCCGGATGGTTACTGGATCGAGATCGTCGAGCCGGCCCGGCTTAAGAAGCTGGGTCGATCCTGAGTCTTCGATGTTCGGTGGCATCCCCACGCAATACGGCGCAAATTTTGCGAAGCGCGGCGCGATGAAATCATGGCCCACCACCCGGGTTGGGTATGCCAGCAAGCGCACCCGTGACCGCACCACTCCAGATGGCCGGACAAAACGCATTGGCCGTACCGACCTTGTCGCCCAGTGCATCCAGGCCGCTGCCCAGCAGCTGGTTCGCCCATTCGGTGCTGTTGTTGCGCACGAACGCAAACACATTGGTCATTGCGTCACCCGGTGCTTCCAGCACGTTGTTGCCCAGATTGTTGTTCCACTGCGGATCCCATTGCAGATCGATGCTGCGATCGCTTTTTGGGCCGAAGGCATAGAAGGGATGCCAGTAGATTGGCGACTCCATGCCGACGACGCCTTCTGCCGTCAGCGGAATCTTGCCTTGGGCAAGGTAGTACGCGTCCAGCTGCGTGAGCCTGAAATCGCCCGCGGGCGCGGTGGCGCCATCGGGTGACAGCACCTTGAAGTAGGCCTCGGCGACGAACTGATATCCCTGCAACGCCTTCACGATAAGGCGGTTGGCGATCGGGATGCCCAGTCGATAGCCGTAGTGCACACGCAAGTGCAGCACGCTCGCTTCGCCCAGCGTCTCGTTCGAAATAGCGCCACGCAGTTCGCCGTCGGGCGGCGTCGGGTCGTTGATGCCGGCGCCGGTCGACAGCGCCTTCGCCTTGAAGTCGTAGGGCAAGGGCTTTCGGTAGCGCATCGTGTCGTTCGGGATCTGCACCACCCAGCGGTTCTCGCCGAAGTTCTCGACGAACGACCAGTCGATAAAGGCATGTTGCGTCGGGTTCAGGTACTCGATGCAAGCTGATTCGATCAGGTCCTTGTTGGTGTCGACCCAGCCTTTGACGAGCCCGCCGGGGCTGGCTTCGCGCACATTGAGCGGCATCATTCCCTTGACCAGTCCTTGCCAGACGCTGCCGCGCGTCAGTACGTTGGTGGTGGTCTCCAGTGCCGCGCTGTTCACCGCGCCCCAGCCCTTCGCATTGGGCATGCGCATGATGAAGGGCAGTGGCATGCCGTTGTTGAGCGAGCCGGCCCGCGCGGCCTCGTGCGCTGCGTATTCCAGCGTCAGCCGCGTTCGGTAGATGAGGCCGAACTGCACGAGGCACATCACGAACAGGATGAGCACGGGCAGTGCGATCAGCGTCTCGGTCATCGAGATGCCGTGCTGGCGGCTTCGGCCGCTGGGCCGGTGGGCGGGTCGCGCGGTCATGCGGGTTCCTTTTCGGTTTGCCATCCGTACAAGCTCGTACCGACGAAGAGTCCGAGTGCGCGCGCCTGGCCTGCCGCCAGTTCGAGCACGCTCGCAGCCTTCCGACACATCGCCATGCGCATCGGCGCGAGGCGCTCCGCGATGCGCACGATGCGGCCGGTGCGATCGACGAAGACGACGTCGATGTCATGCCGCATGCCGACCGTGTGGACCGAACTACAGCGCGTGATGAAGAGGCCCTCGCTGCCCTGCAACTCAGGCCGGCCGAGCAACCCGCGCGTGCGGTCCCAGCCGCTTTCGGCAATGCGCACCGGGCCGATCGG from Variovorax sp. PAMC28562 includes these protein-coding regions:
- a CDS encoding DUF3014 domain-containing protein encodes the protein MPERDPSEYSRDPAEFRPARESSPWRIVIALLVLAAAAAAGWWYWSRQRQTTPPAPTATAPQPDIPATPAALPAAPAATGPQNPIDALAQPDAALPSLADSNAAVTKALTDLLNAKSVASFLQIDDFVRRFVATVDNLPRAQAPSRMWPTQPTPQRFEVTRTDETLTLDPANAGRYTAFIAFTDSIDSAKAVAVYARLYPLFQQAYEELGYPGKYFNDRLVAVIDHLLAAPEPQGPLQLKLTEVKGTVPSSRPWTRYEFADPQLEALSSGQKLLVRMGPDNERRMKSKLRALRGQVATGEMAKR
- a CDS encoding SDR family oxidoreductase; translation: MKDTETFSGLLEGQIAWVTGGGSGIGLAGAVALAQAGCRVVISGRDAAKLAGAVKQAADRGAPSGSITALPLDVSDRASVERVATAIQAQHGGVDILVNSAGVNFPKRFWKETDAATFEQVMAINLNGATFCTLAVLKGMQARRRGTIINVASFAGWHFSYLTGPAYIASKAGLMALTHSFNIEECVNGLRATALCPGEVSTPILKQRPVEPSEEDKARMLQEDDMGKTIRFIAEMPPHVCINELVISPVFNRVYLGGADIQRR
- the gcvP gene encoding aminomethyl-transferring glycine dehydrogenase: MPMSALPSLPSLPSFRELENADEFIARHIGIEAADEARMLLVIGSATRKELIDGIVPPSIRRTRPMDLPPPISEAGALAELKAIAAKNKVARNFIGQGYYGTHTPGVILRNVLENPAWYTAYTPYQAEISQGRMEALLNFQTMVCDLTGMAIANASMLDEATAAAEAMTLAKRSVKSKSDVFLVAGDCHPQTIEVLRTRAAPLGIEIKVSTASDTLPHMMASGDFFGALAQYPGTTGQVHDLRPLAGHAHAKGAAFCVAADLLALTLLAPPGEWDADIVCGTTQRFGMPMCNGGPHAAYLACRDSFKRSLPGRLVGVSIDAHGQTAYRLSLQTREQHIRREKATSNICTAQVLPAVIASMYAVYHGPAGLTRIAQRVAALTAVLAQGLEQMGRELVNTTAFDSLTVKSGDDTTHILERAHAANVNLRHRLQQHLGISLDETTTRTDIEMLWALFVPAGTPMPRFAVLAEKVTPRIPEALRRTSAFMTHPVFNTHKSETAMLRYIRSLSDKDLALDRTMIPLGSCTMKLNATSEMIPITWPEFANIHPFAPADQLKGYAELDQQLRDWLCEATGYAGISLQPNAGSQGEYAGLLAIKAFHASRGEERRNICLIPSSAHGTNPASAQMAGMQVIVTACDAQGNVDLDDLRRACEKHSADLAAVMITYPSTHGVFEAGVKELCVLVHAHGGRVYVDGANMNALVGVAAPGEFGGDVSHLNLHKTFCIPHGGGGPGVGPVCVVADLVPFLPGHATAGIASHGVGAVSAAPLGNAAVLPISWMYCRMMGAKGLQAATETAILSANYISARLKNHYPTLYASQNAEGRGHVAHECILDLRPLKETSGVTAEDVAKRLIDYGFHAPTLSFPVPGTLMVEPTESEPLAELDRFVDAMIAIRGEIRRIEEGVWPQDDNPLKHAPHTAASLLGAEWPHPYSRELGAFPLAALRQAKYWPPIGRVDNVYGDRNLFCSCVPVEMYETTVEDKT
- the gcvH gene encoding glycine cleavage system protein GcvH, producing the protein MTVKYTKDHEWVDAAEAGAPVTVGITVHAQDALGDVVFVDLPEVGKTFAQGEVAGVVESVKAAADVFMPLSGEVTEVNEALRADPSLANSDPLGAGWFFKVKLADALQLDALMDAPTYDKFSSEA
- the gcvT gene encoding glycine cleavage system aminomethyltransferase GcvT, which gives rise to MAAAPSDATDALLKTPLHDLHVELGARMVPFAGYSMPVQYPAGLIAEHKHTRNAAGLFDISHMGQLRLVGPDAAAAFETLMPVDVIGLAPGKQRYGLLLNDEGGILDDLMFFNEGHDSIFVIVNGACKVADLAHIQRKIGNRCEVQPLPDHALLALQGPKAAATMARLCPGIDHFVFMTGGAVLIHNGDGPKIPVFVTRSGYTGEDGFEISVAARDAQALARLLLAQPEVQPVGLGARNSLRLEAGLCLYGSDIDSTTTPVEAALNWAIQKVRRAGGAREGGFPGADKVLAQLTASTGAAGHTDHATLKRKRVGLVALERIPVRDGTLLESFEGGLAIGQVTSGLPGPTAERPIAMAYVALAYAEPGTRIQAIVRGKPVPMEVTTLPFVPTHYFRG
- a CDS encoding c-type cytochrome, coding for MKRHRKATGIVLAVLLTGAQASAFANSALASKYGCLGCHAAATKLVGPAYQDVAAKYSGDKGAVEILMKSIRNGGTGKWGDMAMPPQAQVSEADLKRLATWILGGAR
- a CDS encoding twin-arginine translocation signal domain-containing protein, translated to MRVIAIEPLALALPDADSCTEDNGSVPKMNLPLARRNFLKGSGILMGTLAAGSVLAALAPSRAWALELQQLSKSEGQTLMAMGRVLYPHKKLPDAVYALLVKDLDAKTEAVPMLRTGITALDESAGGSFVKASAAKKLAVVKAIESTPFFNAVRGQCVTSLYDNDMAFAVFGYPGSAWEKGGYITRGFQDLKWLPAPTLAASPPPFLG
- a CDS encoding GMC family oxidoreductase produces the protein MAKFDSSDDSVVVIIGSGAGGGTLANELAQKGIKVVVLEAGALQSSATFINDEWKSFGQIAWLDNRTTSGNWRVATDFPNLPAWICKTVGGTTTHWAGASLRLQDHEFRVRTVYGDIKGANLMDWPVTLKELEPYYARAEDKMGVTRTNGIPGLPGNNNFKVLYAGATKLGYKEVHTGNMAINSQPRDGRGRCMQLGFCFQGCKSGAKWSTLYTELPKAEKTGNMDLRPESHVTRIEHDAAGKVNGVVYFDKEGKEQRQKARIVCVAGNSIETPRLLLLSASNLYKDGLANSSGQVGRNYMRHLTGSVYGMFKDPVHMYRGTTMAGIIRDEARHDPKRGFVGGYELETLSLGVPFMAAFLNPGGWGTEFAEYMDNYTRLAGMWIVGEDMPRESNRVTLNATLKDKWGSAIPNVHFDDHENDIAMREHAFRQGQRVYAAAGAIKSFRTPPYPSTHNMGTCRMGASAKDSVCNAHGQTHDIANLFISDGSQFTTGGAENPTLTIVTLAIRQAEYIASQMTARAV
- a CDS encoding ribbon-helix-helix domain-containing protein; translated protein: MCEFFVNADPILYEQRSRTVRIHGVLTSLRLENMMWDTLAEMAAEEGRTTNALISTFHDEVLAHRGEVPNFASFLRVTCMRYLRRRLLASETPPRIVGPAPTSAVSAASAASAMVRPLAVATSR
- the gloA gene encoding lactoylglutathione lyase, which codes for MSFTTEIHPGVCAEPNAASQSFVFNHSMLRVKDPAVALDFYSRVFGMRVLRKLDFSEMQFSLYFLHKPVAGHAPPDDEGERTVWTFSQTGVLELTHNWGTEKDVDFKYHDGNAQPQGFGHICFSVPDLDAAVQWFDDNGVTYVKRPDQGKMKDVAFIKDPDGYWIEIVEPARLKKLGRS
- a CDS encoding TadE/TadG family type IV pilus assembly protein gives rise to the protein MTARPAHRPSGRSRQHGISMTETLIALPVLILFVMCLVQFGLIYRTRLTLEYAAHEAARAGSLNNGMPLPFIMRMPNAKGWGAVNSAALETTTNVLTRGSVWQGLVKGMMPLNVREASPGGLVKGWVDTNKDLIESACIEYLNPTQHAFIDWSFVENFGENRWVVQIPNDTMRYRKPLPYDFKAKALSTGAGINDPTPPDGELRGAISNETLGEASVLHLRVHYGYRLGIPIANRLIVKALQGYQFVAEAYFKVLSPDGATAPAGDFRLTQLDAYYLAQGKIPLTAEGVVGMESPIYWHPFYAFGPKSDRSIDLQWDPQWNNNLGNNVLEAPGDAMTNVFAFVRNNSTEWANQLLGSGLDALGDKVGTANAFCPAIWSGAVTGALAGIPNPGGGP